The following are from one region of the Heptranchias perlo isolate sHepPer1 chromosome 11, sHepPer1.hap1, whole genome shotgun sequence genome:
- the dhrs12 gene encoding LOW QUALITY PROTEIN: dehydrogenase/reductase SDR family member 12 (The sequence of the model RefSeq protein was modified relative to this genomic sequence to represent the inferred CDS: inserted 4 bases in 3 codons; substituted 2 bases at 2 genomic stop codons), with the protein MNFNIDKCEVVHFGTNNNEATYCLENKSPNWNNFVHILDMSSPKMMXEFADKFQQENDKLNVLINNAGCMIQQRELTADQLESNFATDTLGAYVLTTAXLEKYEDAGVITVSSGGMLIQKLNVDDLQFGEGHFXGTMAYTQNKRQQVIMTEQWANIXKNIHFSSMHPGWADTQGNSLFLLLVVRSSAPKFYEKMESKLRTAAXGADTVVWLAISSVAARQRSGLLFQDRKPVSTHLPLAQTRAASAEEEKLMQTLEELAANLKPGTT; encoded by the exons atgaatttcaatatagacaagtgtgaggtggtacattttggtacgaATAATaacgaggccacatactgcttggaaaataagagtccaaactgg aacaattTTGTCCATATTCTTGACATGTCAAGCCCCAAGATGATGTAGGAGTTTGCAGATAAATTCCAGCAAGAAAATGACAAACTGAATGTTttg ATTAACAATGCAGGGTGTATGATCCAGCAGAGAGAGCTGACTGCAGATCAATTGGAATCTAACTTTGCCACAGATACCTTGG GTGCCTATGTTCTCACTACAGC ACTAGAAAAATATGAAGATGCTGGAGTG ATCACCGTATCATCAGGAGGAATGTTGATCCAGAAACTAAATGTGGATGATTTGCAGTTTGGAGAAGGGCACT GTGGGACAATGGCCTATACACAGAACAAG CGGCAACAAGTTATTATGACTGAGCAATGGGCGAACATATAAAAGAACATCCACTTCTCCTCCATGCATCCTGGCTGGGCCGATACGCAAGGTAAT TCTCTTTTTCTCCTGCTCGTCGTGAGGTCTTCTGCTCCCAAGTTCTATGAAAAGATGGAGAGTAAGCTGCGGACAGCGG CGGGGGCAGATACAGTGGTTTGGCTTGCTATCTCTAGTGTGGCAGCACGACAACGCAGTGGCCTCTTATTcca AGATCGGAAACCTGTGTCAACTCATCTTCCTCTGGCCCAAACAAGAGCAGCATCTGCGGAGGAGGAAAAACTGATGCAAACCCTGGAGGAACTAGCAGCAAACCTTAAACCCGGCACTACTTGA